In Micromonospora sp. NBC_01813, the following are encoded in one genomic region:
- a CDS encoding ROK family transcriptional regulator → MTNVLGVWPENAHQAQILRLLRDGPRSRAELGDAVGLSRSKVATELDRLLARGLVETAGPAASRGGRPSSIIRIAAATRFLSVDIGVNTLDVALTDGELQVVARRTQRTELRQGPTAVIAQALELVTKLAADSGTARFTGAGIGLPGPVSFHEGVPVSPPFMPGWHRFPVREMFSTELGCPVLVDNDVNIMALGEKHAGIARSFEDFLFIKIGVGIGAGIVVAGDVYRGANGCAGDIGHTAVDENGPQCLCGNVGCLEAYFGGAALTRDAVAAARAGRSDQLADQLARIGTLTALDVTQAAVNGDPVAIGMVRDGGRRVGQVLARLVSFFNPGMVVIGGGLSGMGHALLAEIRGVVYRSSLPLATGDMPIVLSELGDQAGLIGATRMASDHVFTAS, encoded by the coding sequence ATGACCAACGTGCTAGGAGTGTGGCCGGAGAACGCACATCAGGCGCAGATCCTGCGCCTGCTCCGCGACGGCCCACGATCCCGCGCCGAGCTCGGCGACGCGGTCGGCCTCTCCCGGTCCAAGGTGGCCACCGAGCTCGACCGGCTGCTCGCCCGCGGCCTGGTCGAGACCGCCGGCCCCGCCGCCTCCCGGGGCGGGCGCCCCTCGTCGATCATCAGGATCGCCGCGGCCACCCGGTTCCTCAGCGTCGACATCGGCGTCAACACCCTCGACGTCGCGCTCACCGACGGCGAGCTGCAGGTCGTGGCCCGCCGCACGCAGCGCACCGAGCTGCGGCAGGGACCGACCGCGGTGATCGCACAGGCGTTGGAACTCGTCACCAAGCTCGCCGCCGACTCGGGCACCGCCCGGTTCACCGGCGCCGGAATCGGTCTGCCCGGACCGGTCAGCTTTCACGAGGGCGTGCCGGTTTCGCCGCCGTTCATGCCGGGCTGGCACCGCTTTCCGGTCCGCGAGATGTTCAGCACCGAACTCGGCTGCCCGGTACTGGTGGACAACGACGTCAACATCATGGCGCTCGGGGAGAAACACGCCGGCATCGCCCGATCCTTCGAGGACTTCCTGTTCATCAAGATCGGGGTCGGCATCGGCGCCGGGATCGTCGTCGCCGGTGACGTCTACCGCGGTGCCAACGGCTGTGCGGGCGACATCGGCCACACCGCCGTCGACGAGAACGGCCCGCAGTGTCTGTGCGGCAACGTCGGCTGCCTGGAGGCGTACTTCGGCGGTGCGGCGTTGACCCGCGACGCGGTCGCCGCCGCCCGCGCCGGCCGCTCCGACCAACTCGCCGACCAGCTCGCCCGGATCGGCACCCTGACCGCGCTGGACGTCACCCAGGCCGCCGTCAACGGCGATCCGGTCGCGATCGGGATGGTCCGCGACGGCGGCCGACGGGTCGGTCAGGTGCTGGCCCGGCTGGTGAGCTTCTTCAACCCGGGGATGGTGGTGATCGGCGGCGGGCTCTCCGGCATGGGGCACGCCCTGCTCGCCGAGATCCGCGGCGTGGTCTACCGCAGCTCCCTGCCGCTGGCCACCGGAGACATGCCGATCGTGCTCTCCGAACTCGGCGACCAGGCCGGGCTGATCGGCGCCACCCGGATGGCCAGCGACCACGTCTTCACCGCGAGCTGA
- a CDS encoding ABC transporter ATP-binding protein: MTERDTRPLIHARGLVKRFGGFTAVAGIDVDVQPGEAFGFLGPNGAGKSSTMRMVGCVSPPSDGTLRILGMDPGRDGPAIRARLGVCPQLDNLDQELTVRENLVTYARYFRIPRAVARRRADELLDFVQLRERADSKVEPLSGGMKRRLTIARALVNEPEIVLLDEPTTGLDPQARHLVWERLFRLKQRGVTLVLTTHYMDEAEQLCDRLVVMDGGRIVAEGSPRDLIGRYCTREVVELRFPTDDQADFAGKLAGVADRTEVLPDRILVYADDGDAALSEVHARGLDPASTLIRRSTLEDVFLHLTGRTLVD; encoded by the coding sequence GTGACTGAACGAGACACCCGACCACTCATCCACGCACGCGGGTTGGTCAAGCGGTTCGGTGGGTTCACCGCGGTGGCCGGCATCGACGTCGATGTCCAACCGGGTGAGGCCTTCGGCTTCCTCGGGCCGAACGGCGCCGGCAAGAGCTCCACCATGCGGATGGTGGGCTGTGTCTCGCCGCCCAGCGACGGGACGCTGCGCATCCTCGGCATGGATCCGGGTCGGGACGGGCCGGCGATCCGGGCCCGCCTCGGTGTCTGTCCGCAGCTGGACAACCTCGATCAGGAGCTGACCGTACGCGAGAACCTGGTCACGTACGCCCGGTACTTCCGCATCCCCCGGGCGGTCGCCCGGCGCCGCGCCGACGAGTTGCTGGACTTCGTGCAGCTCCGGGAGCGGGCCGACAGCAAGGTCGAGCCGCTGTCCGGTGGCATGAAACGCCGGTTGACCATCGCCCGGGCACTGGTCAACGAACCGGAGATCGTCCTGCTCGACGAGCCGACCACCGGGCTGGACCCGCAGGCCCGGCACCTGGTCTGGGAACGGCTGTTCCGACTCAAGCAGCGCGGGGTGACCCTGGTGTTGACCACGCACTACATGGACGAGGCCGAGCAGCTCTGTGACCGGCTGGTGGTGATGGACGGCGGACGCATCGTCGCGGAGGGCTCACCCCGTGACCTCATCGGCCGCTACTGCACCCGGGAAGTGGTCGAGCTGCGGTTTCCCACCGACGACCAGGCGGACTTCGCCGGCAAACTGGCCGGTGTGGCCGACCGGACCGAGGTGCTGCCGGACCGGATCCTGGTCTACGCCGACGACGGTGACGCCGCGCTGAGTGAGGTGCACGCCAGAGGGCTCGACCCCGCCAGCACGCTGATCCGGCGCAGCACCCTCGAAGACGTCTTCCTGCACCTGACCGGCCGCACCCTCGTCGACTAG
- a CDS encoding GNAT family N-acetyltransferase: protein MIAQTDRLSLRRFTIEDLPLLVELDSDPEVMRYLTGGRPTPVETVRREVLPAILRDYLRFPEFGKWAAIERRSGAFVGWLALKPAGGGRVGPLPITEVELGYRLRRAYWGRGYASEGARALLRMAFAHPSVDRVFAETMAVNTASRRVMEAVGLRLVRTFHLQWDDPIDGVEHGEVEYELRRVDWVASPPAADRLPLVPPRQA from the coding sequence ATGATCGCGCAGACCGACCGGCTGTCCCTGCGCCGTTTCACCATCGAGGACCTGCCACTGTTGGTGGAGCTGGACAGCGACCCCGAGGTGATGCGCTACCTCACCGGGGGCAGACCAACCCCGGTCGAAACCGTACGCCGTGAGGTGCTGCCCGCCATCCTGCGGGACTACCTGCGCTTTCCCGAGTTCGGCAAGTGGGCCGCGATCGAGCGCCGCAGCGGGGCGTTCGTCGGCTGGCTCGCGCTGAAGCCGGCCGGCGGTGGCCGGGTCGGGCCACTGCCGATCACGGAGGTCGAGCTCGGCTACCGGCTCCGCCGGGCGTACTGGGGGCGCGGGTACGCCTCGGAAGGAGCGCGTGCGCTGCTGCGGATGGCCTTCGCCCATCCCTCGGTCGACCGCGTGTTCGCCGAGACCATGGCGGTCAACACCGCGTCGCGACGGGTGATGGAGGCGGTCGGGCTGCGCCTGGTCCGCACCTTCCACCTGCAGTGGGACGATCCGATCGACGGCGTCGAGCACGGCGAGGTCGAGTACGAACTGCGTCGGGTCGACTGGGTGGCCAGCCCCCCGGCCGCCGACCGGTTGCCGTTGGTCCCGCCCCGGCAGGCGTAA
- a CDS encoding Acg family FMN-binding oxidoreductase — protein sequence MTTEGVPNAGPAGGAGAALTDDAILGCVGAAVAAPSLHNSQPWRFRILAGGAGFDLLADRGRQLEVIDPVGRELLISVGAALFNLRLAVRQHGLLPRAAILPDPKQPDLIARVVPGGAAAPSAGIVALTRAIGRRHTNRWPFTSAAVPVDVLEALCQAAGHEGAELAVATAVGRDTILGLARSAQQRQRHDGAYRAELAQWTVPRRGRREGVPRSALGPWGALETLPMRDFGLATPRLSRPTERFEPFPTILVLSTGGDTQQHWVAAGQALQRVLLLATVHHLATTPISQPLEIPAIRDLLANPRRGSVAQMIVRVGYGPPAVSTPRRPLAEVLIRS from the coding sequence GTGACCACCGAAGGCGTACCGAATGCCGGCCCCGCCGGCGGCGCTGGCGCGGCGTTGACCGACGACGCCATCCTCGGCTGTGTCGGCGCCGCGGTCGCGGCCCCGTCGCTGCACAACAGTCAGCCGTGGCGGTTCCGGATTCTTGCCGGCGGCGCCGGCTTCGACCTGCTCGCCGACCGTGGCCGACAGTTGGAGGTCATCGACCCCGTCGGTCGGGAACTGCTGATCAGCGTCGGAGCGGCGCTGTTCAACCTGCGGCTCGCCGTTCGCCAGCACGGCCTGCTGCCCCGGGCGGCGATCCTTCCCGACCCGAAGCAGCCGGACCTGATCGCCCGGGTGGTCCCCGGCGGGGCCGCCGCGCCGTCGGCCGGCATCGTGGCGCTGACCCGGGCCATCGGCCGCCGACACACCAACCGTTGGCCGTTCACCTCGGCGGCGGTCCCGGTGGACGTGCTCGAGGCGTTGTGTCAGGCAGCCGGGCACGAAGGTGCCGAACTCGCCGTCGCCACCGCGGTCGGCCGCGACACCATCCTCGGCCTGGCCCGCTCCGCGCAGCAGCGGCAGCGCCACGACGGCGCGTACCGGGCGGAACTCGCGCAGTGGACGGTGCCCCGGCGTGGCCGTCGGGAAGGAGTGCCACGATCCGCCCTCGGGCCCTGGGGCGCGCTGGAGACGCTGCCGATGCGTGACTTCGGGCTGGCCACGCCGCGGCTGAGCCGTCCCACCGAACGGTTCGAGCCGTTTCCCACCATCCTGGTCCTCAGCACCGGCGGCGATACGCAACAGCACTGGGTCGCCGCCGGGCAGGCGTTGCAGCGGGTGCTGTTGCTGGCCACGGTGCACCATCTGGCGACCACCCCGATCAGCCAGCCGTTGGAGATTCCGGCGATCCGCGACCTGCTCGCCAATCCGCGACGCGGCTCGGTGGCGCAGATGATCGTCCGGGTCGGCTACGGCCCGCCAGCGGTGTCCACGCCCCGACGGCCGTTGGCCGAGGTGCTGATCCGCAGCTGA
- a CDS encoding ABC transporter permease, whose translation MSLTGADRIGPAQPAAPARAPRGLGPALSVLEFHLTGYRRTWRSSVFSSFLLPLLMVLSFGVGVGAYVDTRIDGFGYLDWIVPGLIASTAVQVAIGESSWPVLGGFSWHKIYFSQVAAPLRIGDIVGGLLGFVLLRTATSVLAFLLVATTFGALHSGWSVLTLPVVLLLAASVALPVIAFSATVTSDSYLAILFRFAVIPMTLFAGVFFPVESLPVVVRPLAYLSPLWHGVDLCRAAALGIQPVWSVPGHLAYLALWAGAGWWLATRQFRKRLIH comes from the coding sequence ATGTCGCTGACCGGCGCTGACCGGATCGGCCCGGCGCAGCCGGCCGCCCCGGCGCGGGCACCCCGCGGTCTCGGGCCGGCACTGAGCGTGCTGGAGTTCCACCTCACCGGCTACCGCCGTACCTGGCGGTCCTCGGTGTTCTCGTCCTTCCTGCTGCCGCTGCTGATGGTGCTCAGCTTCGGCGTCGGCGTCGGCGCCTACGTCGACACCCGGATCGACGGCTTCGGCTACCTCGACTGGATCGTCCCGGGCCTGATCGCCTCCACGGCCGTGCAGGTGGCGATCGGTGAGTCGTCCTGGCCGGTGCTGGGCGGCTTCAGCTGGCACAAGATCTACTTCTCGCAGGTGGCCGCGCCGCTGCGCATCGGTGACATCGTCGGCGGGCTGCTCGGCTTCGTCCTGTTGCGCACGGCGACCAGCGTCCTGGCGTTTCTGCTGGTCGCCACGACCTTCGGCGCGCTGCACTCGGGCTGGTCGGTGCTGACCCTGCCGGTGGTGCTGTTGCTCGCCGCCTCGGTGGCGCTGCCGGTGATCGCCTTCTCCGCCACCGTCACCAGCGACAGCTATCTGGCGATCCTGTTCCGCTTCGCGGTGATCCCGATGACCCTCTTCGCGGGCGTGTTCTTCCCGGTGGAGTCGCTGCCGGTGGTGGTGCGCCCGCTGGCGTACCTGTCGCCGCTGTGGCACGGCGTCGACCTGTGCCGGGCGGCGGCCCTCGGCATCCAGCCCGTCTGGTCCGTCCCGGGTCATCTGGCCTATCTGGCGCTCTGGGCGGGTGCCGGGTGGTGGCTGGCGACCCGCCAGTTCCGCAAGCGCCTCATTCACTAG
- a CDS encoding ABC transporter permease translates to MVTLVLPRLLGVGASARRAVSVMERNAAALKSAYWLVMVSGLLEPLLYLLSIGVGVGRLIGDITLPGSGRAVEYAAFVAPAMLAASAMSGALSETTFNFYGKMKFVKLYDGILATPVRPTELAFGELGWAMARGSIYSATFLVVMVAMGLTTTPRALLAFPAAVLVGFAFGGLGMALSTYMRSWQDFDLMGSAQFAVFLFSGTFVPAQSYPVVLRWLVEVTPLYRAVDLIRAITIDTVGWVQLLDVGYLVGVTLIGLLVAGRRVGRLLCQ, encoded by the coding sequence ATGGTGACCCTCGTCCTGCCCCGGCTGCTCGGGGTCGGCGCGTCCGCTCGGCGGGCGGTCTCGGTGATGGAGCGCAACGCGGCGGCGCTGAAGTCCGCGTACTGGTTGGTGATGGTCTCCGGGCTGTTGGAGCCGCTGCTCTACCTGTTGTCGATCGGGGTCGGTGTCGGCCGGTTGATCGGTGACATCACGCTGCCGGGCAGCGGACGGGCGGTCGAGTACGCCGCGTTCGTCGCGCCGGCGATGCTGGCCGCGTCGGCGATGTCCGGCGCGCTGTCCGAGACGACCTTCAACTTCTACGGCAAGATGAAGTTCGTCAAGCTCTACGACGGCATCCTGGCCACGCCGGTGCGGCCGACCGAGTTGGCCTTCGGCGAGTTGGGCTGGGCGATGGCCCGGGGCAGCATCTACTCGGCCACCTTCCTGGTGGTGATGGTCGCGATGGGGCTGACCACGACGCCACGGGCGCTGCTGGCGTTCCCCGCCGCGGTGCTGGTCGGGTTCGCCTTCGGCGGGCTGGGCATGGCGTTGTCCACGTACATGCGGAGCTGGCAGGACTTCGACCTGATGGGTTCGGCCCAGTTCGCGGTCTTCCTGTTCTCCGGCACGTTCGTGCCGGCGCAGTCGTACCCGGTGGTGCTGCGGTGGCTGGTCGAGGTGACCCCGCTGTACCGGGCGGTCGATCTGATCCGGGCGATCACCATCGACACCGTCGGCTGGGTGCAGTTGCTCGACGTCGGTTACCTGGTCGGGGTGACGCTGATCGGGTTGCTGGTGGCCGGCCGTCGGGTCGGCCGGTTGCTCTGTCAGTAG